From the Pseudomonas baltica genome, one window contains:
- a CDS encoding TonB-dependent receptor: protein MRCRLPYTLLALLLNGIAVAPNGFAADLGQSSIPRYGFALPAQPLSDALAAVSRLTGQNVVYAEDLPYRLQAPPLKGTFSAEEALTRLLAGTSLAVQRSDMHTLAISAPAPTGDNIQLQPLNIDSDRPRGYQPDAVTRISHSRQLWLEQPQAISRVSNDVLRDQQPRNLDDALRHVSGLTQGNTLGSTQDTLIKRGFGDNRDGSILRDGMPVVQGRNFNAATESIEVLKGPTALLYGIQDPGGVINVISKTPQLRARNELQGKASSFAQGRNGGDVTLDSTGPLFSDATGSTGLAYRMIIDHQDETYWRNYGQHRETLVAPSLAWYGEADEVQIGYEHRTFVTPFDRGTVINPSTGHILDIPYDRRLDEPFNDMTGGSELLRLSYTHHLDDDWQLRAAYSYNEESYDAYQVRISGVNTQTGTLTRRMDGTLDSISRDQQGQLELSGSTQLWGQAHDLLLGMSNEHRLYYRGDLLRQSALSTFSYLDPVYGREVAPTTVSPGDSDQSDRLRTSAWYLRDSIHLNDQWIATLGARALVYDQYAGRGRPFHANTDINGSAWVPSAGLVYRFAPQWSWYASYSESFKPNSSIAPLNAATTQIIDSTIRPEQAKAWETGLKYERDQGLTASLALYDIRKRNVLVSETVNDEPVSRNAGAVRSRGIELEASGTVAEHWELMAAYSFTDAWVTRDPQLQGKPLQNVPRQSGSLYASRDMGSLMGLGDVHIGGGPRYVGERAGDAANSFRLPAYTVTDAFARLDTHVGGHKMQLQLNVNNLFNREYYPSSVSQYMVSVGDPRQVVLSSSVEF, encoded by the coding sequence ATGCGCTGCCGGTTGCCCTATACCCTGCTGGCACTCTTGCTCAATGGCATCGCGGTAGCGCCCAATGGCTTCGCCGCCGACCTGGGCCAGAGCAGCATTCCGCGCTACGGTTTCGCCCTCCCCGCGCAACCCCTGAGTGACGCCTTGGCCGCCGTCAGCCGCCTGACCGGCCAGAACGTGGTGTATGCCGAGGACCTGCCCTATCGCCTGCAAGCGCCGCCCCTCAAAGGCACTTTCAGCGCCGAAGAAGCCTTGACGCGGCTGCTGGCCGGCACCTCGCTGGCGGTCCAGCGCAGCGACATGCATACCCTGGCGATCAGCGCACCGGCGCCCACGGGCGATAACATCCAGCTGCAGCCCCTGAACATCGATAGCGACCGCCCGCGCGGCTATCAGCCCGATGCCGTGACCCGGATCAGCCACTCCCGCCAGCTCTGGCTGGAACAACCGCAAGCCATCAGCCGCGTCAGTAACGACGTACTGCGCGACCAGCAGCCGCGCAACCTGGACGACGCCTTGCGCCACGTCAGCGGCCTGACCCAGGGCAACACGCTCGGCAGCACCCAGGACACGCTGATCAAGCGCGGCTTTGGTGACAACCGCGACGGCTCGATACTGCGTGACGGCATGCCCGTGGTGCAAGGCCGCAACTTCAACGCCGCCACCGAAAGCATCGAGGTGCTCAAGGGCCCTACCGCCCTGCTTTACGGTATTCAGGACCCTGGCGGGGTCATCAACGTGATCAGCAAGACCCCGCAGCTGCGTGCCCGCAACGAGCTGCAAGGCAAGGCCTCGAGCTTTGCCCAAGGCCGCAATGGCGGCGATGTGACCCTCGACAGCACCGGCCCGCTGTTCAGCGACGCGACCGGCAGCACCGGCCTGGCCTACCGGATGATCATCGATCATCAGGACGAAACCTACTGGCGCAACTACGGCCAGCACCGCGAAACCCTGGTGGCACCGTCCCTGGCCTGGTACGGCGAGGCCGATGAAGTGCAGATCGGCTATGAGCACCGCACCTTCGTCACCCCCTTCGACCGCGGCACGGTGATCAACCCTTCCACCGGCCATATACTCGACATCCCCTATGACCGGCGCCTGGATGAACCCTTCAACGACATGACGGGGGGCTCGGAGCTGCTGCGCCTGAGCTACACCCATCACCTGGACGATGACTGGCAGCTGCGCGCGGCCTACAGCTACAACGAAGAATCCTACGATGCCTATCAAGTGCGCATCAGCGGCGTGAACACCCAGACCGGCACCCTGACGCGGCGCATGGACGGCACCCTGGACTCCATCAGCCGCGACCAGCAAGGCCAGCTCGAGCTGTCCGGCAGCACGCAGCTGTGGGGCCAGGCGCACGACCTGCTGCTAGGCATGAGCAACGAGCACCGGCTCTACTATCGTGGCGATCTGCTGCGCCAGAGCGCCCTGAGCACCTTCAGCTATCTGGACCCGGTGTACGGCCGTGAAGTCGCGCCCACCACTGTCTCGCCCGGCGACAGCGATCAGTCGGACCGCCTGCGCACCAGCGCCTGGTACCTGCGCGACAGTATTCACCTCAATGATCAATGGATCGCCACCCTCGGCGCCCGCGCCCTGGTATACGACCAGTACGCCGGTCGTGGTCGGCCGTTCCATGCCAACACTGACATCAACGGCAGCGCCTGGGTGCCCAGCGCCGGGCTGGTGTATCGCTTCGCCCCGCAGTGGTCCTGGTACGCCAGCTACAGCGAATCGTTCAAGCCCAACTCCAGCATCGCCCCGCTCAATGCTGCCACCACGCAGATCATCGACTCCACCATCCGCCCGGAACAAGCCAAGGCCTGGGAAACCGGCCTCAAATACGAGCGCGATCAAGGCCTCACCGCCAGCCTGGCGCTGTACGACATTCGCAAGCGTAACGTGCTGGTCAGCGAAACCGTCAATGACGAGCCCGTCAGCCGCAACGCGGGCGCTGTGCGCTCGCGCGGCATCGAACTGGAAGCCAGTGGCACCGTCGCCGAGCACTGGGAGCTGATGGCGGCATACTCGTTCACCGACGCCTGGGTCACACGCGACCCGCAGTTGCAGGGAAAGCCGCTGCAGAACGTGCCGCGCCAGAGTGGCTCGTTGTACGCGAGCCGGGATATGGGCAGTTTGATGGGCCTGGGCGACGTGCATATCGGCGGCGGCCCGCGCTACGTCGGCGAGCGCGCCGGTGACGCCGCCAACAGCTTTCGTCTGCCGGCGTATACGGTGACGGACGCCTTCGCGCGGCTGGACACCCATGTAGGGGGGCACAAAATGCAGTTGCAGTTGAACGTGAACAACCTGTTCAACCGCGAGTATTACCCGTCTAGCGTGAGCCAGTACATGGTATCGGTGGGCGATCCACGGCAGGTAGTGTTGTCGAGTAGTGTGGAATTCTGA
- a CDS encoding TonB-dependent siderophore receptor gives MLALGQPVWAADTLEIGAVNIDSTTEQTATEKSQVSYQAVSSTVATRTETPLIETPQSVNVVTHRVIEDRAPQSLDEAINAVSGVKQGNTLGGTQDAIIKRGFGTNRDNSIMRDGMQSVNARNFTPTTERVEVLKGPASMLYGVQDPGGVINVVTKKPQLTQANSISAWDTSFGGGGAQIDSTGPLGNTGLAYRFIYDKQQYDYWRNFGSTDQEVIAPSLSWFGEDTTLTAAYEHMEYSVPFDRGTQINTTTGKVLDIPRSRRLDEHFNITTGRSDAFNLNAEHRLNDDWTLRAAYGYSRNYYNDHQQRYISGNFVTGTIVRRGDATRDALQTAHTATVNALGNVEFAGMRHELLVGVDYMKNDRTLGDLMRSANESSFNYNDPVYGNVPVPSTVSAKDSDQTDNLKTHALFVQDNLHLNDQWILQAGLRYDSFTEYTGKGRPFIVGSDQDRSKLVPRLGLVYLIRPDWSVYGSYTKSFRPNTSIATPIGDLPPEEGTSYEVGTKFQNDKVTATLAVFNIVKKNVQTSETCGPETCTRVGGEARSRGVELDVTGQLSAAWSVTGSYAYTDTEWTEDPILKGTPLDGVSKNTAALYLTRDFGQVGIGNLRAGFGGRYMSKWGVNDGATGAANHEYYLPEAKVADAFVAYKLKVEHKDVTLQLNVKNLFDETYYVSSSGLGSPAIVIGEPRQVIGKVTVAF, from the coding sequence ATGCTGGCGCTGGGGCAACCCGTGTGGGCTGCGGACACGCTCGAGATCGGCGCGGTGAATATCGACAGCACCACCGAGCAGACCGCCACCGAGAAAAGTCAGGTCAGCTACCAGGCTGTCAGCTCCACCGTGGCTACCCGCACCGAAACCCCGCTGATCGAAACGCCGCAGTCGGTCAACGTCGTCACCCATCGGGTGATCGAAGACCGCGCCCCGCAAAGCCTGGACGAGGCCATCAACGCGGTCAGCGGCGTCAAACAGGGCAACACCCTGGGCGGCACTCAGGACGCGATCATCAAGCGTGGCTTTGGTACCAACCGCGACAACTCGATCATGCGTGACGGCATGCAATCGGTGAACGCGCGCAACTTCACCCCCACCACCGAACGCGTCGAAGTGCTCAAGGGCCCGGCGTCCATGCTCTACGGCGTTCAGGACCCGGGTGGCGTGATCAACGTGGTGACCAAGAAGCCACAACTGACCCAGGCCAATTCCATCTCTGCCTGGGACACCAGCTTCGGCGGCGGCGGCGCGCAGATCGACAGTACCGGGCCGCTGGGCAACACCGGCCTGGCCTATCGTTTTATCTATGACAAGCAACAATACGATTACTGGCGCAACTTCGGCAGCACCGATCAGGAAGTGATCGCGCCGTCGTTGTCGTGGTTCGGTGAAGACACCACTCTTACCGCCGCCTACGAGCACATGGAGTATTCGGTGCCGTTCGACCGCGGCACGCAGATCAACACCACCACCGGCAAGGTCCTCGACATCCCCCGCTCGCGGCGCCTGGACGAGCACTTCAACATCACTACCGGGCGCTCGGACGCCTTCAACCTCAACGCCGAGCATCGCCTCAACGACGACTGGACCCTGCGCGCCGCGTATGGCTACAGCCGCAACTATTACAATGACCATCAGCAGCGTTACATCTCGGGCAACTTCGTCACCGGCACCATCGTGCGCCGCGGCGACGCCACCCGCGATGCCTTGCAGACCGCTCACACCGCCACCGTCAATGCGCTGGGCAATGTCGAGTTCGCCGGCATGCGTCACGAGCTGCTGGTGGGTGTCGACTACATGAAGAACGACCGCACCCTGGGCGACCTGATGCGCAGCGCCAACGAGAGCTCTTTCAACTACAACGATCCGGTGTACGGCAACGTGCCGGTGCCGAGCACCGTCAGCGCCAAGGACAGCGACCAGACCGACAATCTCAAAACCCACGCGCTCTTCGTACAAGACAACCTGCACCTCAACGACCAGTGGATCCTGCAGGCCGGCCTGCGCTACGACTCATTCACCGAATACACCGGCAAGGGCCGGCCCTTCATCGTCGGTTCCGATCAAGATCGCAGCAAGCTGGTACCGCGCCTGGGCCTAGTGTACCTGATCCGCCCGGACTGGTCGGTGTATGGCAGCTACACCAAGTCGTTCCGGCCTAACACCTCGATCGCCACGCCGATCGGCGACTTGCCGCCCGAGGAAGGCACGTCCTACGAGGTGGGCACCAAGTTCCAGAACGACAAGGTCACCGCCACCCTGGCGGTGTTCAATATCGTCAAAAAGAACGTTCAGACTAGCGAAACCTGCGGCCCCGAGACTTGCACCCGGGTCGGCGGCGAAGCGCGCTCGCGCGGTGTCGAACTGGACGTCACCGGCCAGCTCAGCGCCGCCTGGAGCGTGACCGGCAGCTATGCCTACACCGACACCGAATGGACCGAAGACCCGATCCTCAAGGGCACCCCGCTGGACGGCGTGTCGAAAAACACCGCCGCGCTGTACCTGACCCGCGACTTCGGACAGGTCGGCATCGGCAATCTGCGCGCAGGCTTCGGCGGGCGTTACATGAGCAAATGGGGGGTCAACGACGGCGCAACGGGCGCAGCCAACCACGAGTACTACCTGCCTGAAGCCAAGGTCGCCGATGCCTTCGTCGCCTATAAGCTCAAGGTCGAGCACAAGGATGTAACCCTGCAGCTCAACGTCAAGAATCTCTTCGACGAAACCTACTACGTCAGCAGCAGCGGCCTTGGCTCGCCCGCCATCGTGATCGGCGAACCGCGCCAGGTCATCGGCAAAGTGACCGTGGCCTTCTGA
- a CDS encoding substrate-binding domain-containing protein has translation MPVTLLRALALATGALLAGHASAARPPVLDAGLSDYQPQSLSPTAGASYLDATGAIRIGGAEHVNYIVERFNTALATAHPGWRFVNESKGTTSAVPLLTHGVTLFGAMGRGINELETSAYRKIVGTAPLEIRIAYAANDTSQHLATSLAVYVNRANPLAQLSALQVTRALSVGNPEGDLSTWGQLGLAGEWRLRRIHPYGTPEFTGFGTYMQAAHLRGRPLTPGYEAYGNTEAILERLAADPAGLAVAAIGLENAHIKQLPIADASGALTTGTPAQVRDGRYPYGRYLYLYLRREPGKAIDPAAREYLRFVLSRQGQQIIAAQPKGYFPLSAADARAELAKLDEVAPQ, from the coding sequence ATGCCCGTTACCCTGCTGCGCGCACTGGCCTTGGCCACGGGCGCCCTGCTCGCCGGCCACGCCAGTGCGGCTAGGCCACCCGTGCTCGATGCCGGATTGAGCGACTACCAGCCACAAAGCCTGAGCCCCACGGCAGGCGCCTCGTATCTGGACGCCACAGGTGCCATCCGCATTGGCGGCGCCGAACACGTGAACTACATCGTCGAGCGCTTCAACACGGCGCTGGCCACGGCGCATCCGGGCTGGCGTTTCGTCAACGAATCCAAGGGCACCACCAGTGCCGTGCCATTGCTGACCCACGGCGTAACGCTGTTCGGTGCCATGGGCCGTGGCATCAATGAGCTGGAAACCAGCGCCTACCGCAAGATCGTCGGCACCGCGCCGCTGGAAATCCGTATCGCCTATGCAGCCAACGACACCTCCCAGCACCTGGCCACGTCGCTGGCGGTGTATGTCAACCGTGCCAACCCGCTGGCTCAGCTCAGCGCGCTGCAGGTGACCCGCGCCTTGAGCGTCGGCAACCCTGAGGGCGACCTGTCGACCTGGGGCCAACTGGGCCTCGCGGGCGAATGGCGCCTGCGCCGCATTCATCCATACGGCACGCCTGAATTCACCGGCTTCGGTACCTACATGCAGGCCGCCCACCTGCGGGGCCGGCCGTTGACTCCGGGCTATGAGGCCTATGGCAACACCGAGGCAATCCTCGAACGCCTGGCCGCCGACCCCGCCGGCCTGGCCGTGGCCGCCATCGGCCTGGAGAACGCGCACATCAAGCAACTGCCGATCGCTGACGCCAGTGGCGCGCTGACCACCGGCACCCCGGCGCAAGTGCGCGACGGCCGATACCCTTATGGCCGTTACTTGTATCTGTACCTGCGCCGCGAACCCGGCAAGGCCATCGACCCGGCGGCCCGTGAATACCTGCGTTTTGTGCTGTCGCGTCAAGGCCAGCAGATCATCGCCGCCCAGCCCAAGGGGTATTTCCCGTTGAGCGCAGCGGATGCCCGTGCCGAATTGGCCAAACTGGATGAGGTAGCACCGCAATGA
- a CDS encoding substrate-binding domain-containing protein, protein MMGPALIKSTRRAAARFALLAPLLIAAPLGAGAAHAEDFRVPAKASYVTRDGAIAIIGNDGMQPLIEQLDALFIQQHPGLRFAVRGEGSSVGLPALTAGATAIAPLSREPWLGDMHGYEQVFGRKPLDIRIGYSGWGPRDSGKTPPAVYVHPDNPLAQLSLQQLAQVVTAGQAAGDINTWGQLGLTGDWAARRIHVYGLRDDGGFATNQRMDRFGGLPFSVHYEALDSVAQVLKAVAGDSHGIALTGWASTGKLAPGLRLVALSTAPGQAAHGPAYDEVASGAYPLSSYLHLFVNATPGQPLEPFIKAYLQVALSDEGQALVRAQRDTAEGYVPLSAEELATEREKLKGL, encoded by the coding sequence ATGATGGGCCCTGCATTGATCAAATCGACCCGACGCGCCGCCGCCCGCTTCGCCTTGCTGGCGCCCCTGCTGATCGCCGCGCCACTGGGCGCAGGTGCGGCGCACGCTGAAGACTTTCGCGTACCCGCCAAAGCAAGCTACGTGACCCGCGACGGCGCCATCGCCATTATCGGCAACGACGGTATGCAGCCGCTGATCGAGCAGCTCGATGCGCTGTTCATCCAGCAGCACCCGGGATTGCGTTTTGCCGTGCGCGGCGAAGGCTCCTCAGTCGGCCTGCCGGCCCTGACCGCAGGCGCCACGGCAATCGCGCCGCTGTCGCGGGAACCCTGGCTGGGCGATATGCACGGCTATGAGCAGGTGTTCGGGCGCAAGCCGCTGGACATCCGCATCGGCTATTCCGGCTGGGGCCCGCGGGACAGCGGCAAGACGCCACCGGCCGTGTATGTGCACCCGGACAACCCCTTGGCGCAGTTGAGCCTGCAGCAGCTGGCGCAGGTGGTGACCGCCGGGCAGGCAGCAGGCGATATCAACACCTGGGGCCAGTTGGGGCTGACCGGCGACTGGGCGGCGCGGCGCATCCATGTGTACGGCCTGCGCGACGATGGCGGATTTGCCACCAATCAGCGGATGGATCGCTTTGGCGGCTTGCCGTTCAGCGTCCACTACGAGGCATTGGACAGCGTCGCCCAGGTGCTCAAGGCAGTGGCCGGCGACAGTCATGGCATCGCCCTGACCGGCTGGGCCAGCACCGGCAAACTCGCGCCGGGCTTGCGTTTGGTGGCGTTGAGCACGGCCCCGGGACAGGCGGCCCATGGCCCGGCCTATGACGAGGTGGCCAGCGGCGCCTATCCGTTGTCGTCGTACTTGCACTTGTTCGTCAATGCCACGCCGGGGCAGCCGCTGGAGCCGTTTATCAAGGCGTACCTGCAAGTGGCGTTGAGCGACGAGGGTCAAGCGCTGGTGAGGGCTCAGCGTGATACCGCCGAGGGGTATGTGCCGTTGAGTGCCGAGGAGCTGGCGACAGAGCGCGAGAAGCTGAAGGGGTTGTAG
- a CDS encoding NADH:flavin oxidoreductase — protein sequence MSQSSLDPLFKPFTLKSLTLKNRIVMAPMTRSFAPEGVPDANIAAYYRRRAESDVGLILSEGTVIDRPASRNDPGIPFFHGEAALAGWQQVIDEVHAVGGKMAPQIWHVGAVASFLTDWTPSHGIESPSGLVAPNTPRGAAMTDEDIADTIAAYAKAAADAQRLGFDTVEIHGAHGYLIDQFFWGGTNQRTDHFNGATIKERSRFAAEVVKATRAAVGEDFPIILRLSQWKQQDYAARLATTPQAMTDWLVPLVEAGVDILHCSQRRFWEAEFPELDGEEGLNFAGWAKKLTGAATISVGSVGLSGDFMAAFGGESSQPTSLDKLVKRMEKDEFDLIAVGRALLSDPRWVAKVRDGDRESLKPFNAADLGELA from the coding sequence GTGAGCCAATCCAGCCTCGATCCGTTGTTCAAGCCTTTCACGCTCAAGTCGCTGACCCTGAAGAACCGCATCGTCATGGCGCCGATGACGCGTTCGTTCGCCCCCGAAGGCGTGCCGGATGCCAACATCGCCGCCTATTACCGCCGTCGTGCCGAAAGCGACGTCGGCTTGATACTGTCTGAAGGTACGGTCATTGATCGTCCAGCTTCGCGTAACGACCCTGGCATTCCGTTTTTCCACGGCGAAGCGGCCCTGGCCGGTTGGCAGCAGGTGATCGACGAGGTGCATGCGGTTGGCGGCAAGATGGCCCCGCAGATCTGGCACGTCGGCGCGGTGGCCAGCTTCCTCACCGACTGGACCCCGTCGCACGGCATCGAAAGCCCGTCAGGCCTGGTGGCCCCGAATACTCCGCGTGGCGCCGCCATGACTGACGAAGACATCGCCGACACCATCGCCGCCTACGCCAAAGCTGCTGCCGATGCGCAGCGCCTGGGTTTCGATACCGTTGAAATCCACGGTGCCCACGGTTACCTGATCGACCAGTTCTTCTGGGGCGGCACCAACCAGCGCACCGATCATTTCAACGGCGCAACCATCAAGGAGCGCTCGCGGTTTGCCGCCGAGGTGGTCAAGGCCACGCGTGCCGCGGTGGGCGAGGACTTCCCGATCATCCTGCGCCTGAGCCAATGGAAGCAGCAGGACTACGCCGCACGCCTGGCCACCACACCGCAGGCCATGACCGACTGGCTGGTGCCTCTGGTCGAAGCCGGGGTGGATATTCTGCATTGCTCGCAGCGACGCTTCTGGGAAGCGGAATTTCCGGAGCTGGACGGTGAAGAAGGGCTGAACTTCGCCGGTTGGGCGAAAAAGCTCACCGGTGCGGCGACCATCAGCGTGGGTTCGGTGGGGTTGTCCGGAGACTTCATGGCCGCGTTTGGCGGGGAGAGCTCGCAGCCGACCAGTCTCGACAAGCTGGTCAAGCGTATGGAAAAGGACGAATTCGACCTGATCGCCGTTGGCCGCGCGTTGCTCAGCGATCCGCGCTGGGTCGCCAAGGTCCGAGATGGCGACCGTGAGAGCCTCAAGCCTTTCAATGCTGCCGATCTGGGCGAACTGGCTTAG
- a CDS encoding helix-turn-helix domain-containing protein: MPADQNEHVERKVFRADCSSRLLLEQIADKWSVLILAALCPQPLRFNEVRRRLDGITQKALTQALRRLERSGIVARRVIPSSQVAVEYSITPLGRTLEEPFRALYHWTVNHSEQVLQAQQAFDERVLETTD; encoded by the coding sequence ATGCCCGCCGATCAAAATGAACACGTCGAACGCAAGGTGTTTCGCGCCGATTGCTCCAGCCGCTTGCTGCTGGAGCAGATCGCCGATAAGTGGTCGGTCCTGATCCTCGCGGCGCTGTGCCCGCAGCCCTTGCGGTTCAACGAAGTCCGCCGACGACTCGATGGCATCACACAGAAGGCCCTGACCCAGGCCCTGCGGCGCCTGGAGCGCAGCGGGATCGTCGCGCGGCGAGTGATTCCCAGCTCGCAGGTCGCGGTGGAGTACAGCATCACGCCACTGGGCCGGACACTGGAAGAGCCGTTTCGGGCGTTGTATCACTGGACGGTGAATCATTCAGAGCAAGTGCTGCAGGCGCAGCAGGCGTTTGATGAGCGGGTGCTGGAAACCACTGACTGA
- a CDS encoding glutathione peroxidase: MSNLYTIPLTTIDGAPQTLQAYAGKVLLVVNVASKCGLTAQYEGLEKLYEEKHAQGLEVLGFPANDFKAQEPGTEDEIKAFCSLTYGVKFPLFSKISVVDEDKHPLYQALTAARPDAVGEGPWRERLTGKGIPVRPVPEVQWNFEKFLISRTGDVVGRFTPDIAAHDPQLLAAIEAELAK, translated from the coding sequence ATGAGCAACCTTTACACCATCCCCTTGACCACCATCGACGGCGCCCCACAAACCCTGCAAGCCTATGCCGGCAAGGTACTGCTGGTGGTCAATGTGGCGTCCAAGTGTGGTCTGACGGCGCAATACGAAGGCCTCGAAAAGCTCTATGAGGAAAAACATGCGCAAGGGCTGGAAGTGCTTGGCTTCCCGGCTAACGACTTCAAGGCGCAAGAGCCCGGCACCGAGGACGAGATCAAGGCTTTCTGCAGCCTGACCTACGGCGTTAAATTCCCGTTGTTCTCGAAGATCTCGGTAGTGGATGAAGACAAGCATCCGCTGTATCAGGCGCTCACGGCGGCCAGACCGGACGCGGTTGGCGAAGGGCCATGGCGTGAACGTCTGACTGGCAAGGGCATCCCGGTACGTCCCGTGCCGGAAGTGCAGTGGAACTTCGAAAAATTTCTGATCAGCCGCACCGGCGACGTGGTCGGGCGCTTTACTCCGGACATCGCTGCCCACGATCCGCAGCTGCTGGCGGCGATCGAGGCTGAGCTGGCCAAGTAG
- a CDS encoding EAL domain-containing protein, which translates to MSAVQLAELISLKDTVDADSGHIERVLRSLRKHLGMDVAFVSRFRSADRVFMHVDAEGISPIKQGDVLSLEVGYCQRVVDGALPELIADTSQVPLAMSLPETAALPIGSHMSVPIYLSDGNLYGTFCCFGFAPDQSLSDRDMQVMRAFAELVTEQLELDLKAVSERTIKHRRISALLQEFQPSIVYQPIFDARTLAIGGWEALSRFTSDTARTPDLWFQDATEAGLGLELECRAIELALLGLSRLPDNIYVSVNCSPQLIFSGRLTPLLHGYSARRIVLEITEHAVISDYERLQTALVNLRRAGVRLAIDDAGAGFASMRHIVKLAPDMIKLDMSLTRGIDQDPILRAMASALIAFARETDSTVIAEGVETTGELDALRALGVHRIQGFLLGSPMELHDAQRLSDDDQPRQA; encoded by the coding sequence ATGTCAGCCGTTCAACTCGCCGAACTGATCAGCCTAAAAGATACCGTCGATGCCGATTCCGGTCATATCGAACGGGTCCTGCGCTCCCTGCGCAAGCATCTGGGCATGGATGTCGCCTTCGTTTCGCGTTTTCGCAGTGCCGACCGGGTGTTCATGCATGTCGATGCCGAGGGTATTTCGCCCATCAAGCAGGGCGATGTGCTGTCGCTGGAAGTGGGCTACTGCCAGCGCGTCGTCGACGGCGCATTGCCCGAACTGATCGCCGACACCTCCCAGGTGCCGTTGGCGATGAGCCTGCCGGAAACCGCCGCACTGCCGATCGGCTCGCACATGAGCGTGCCGATCTACCTCAGTGACGGCAACTTGTATGGCACCTTTTGCTGCTTCGGCTTCGCCCCCGACCAGAGTTTGAGCGACCGCGACATGCAGGTGATGCGTGCCTTCGCCGAGCTGGTCACCGAGCAGCTCGAGCTGGACCTCAAGGCGGTCAGCGAGCGGACCATCAAGCACCGCAGGATCAGCGCGCTGCTGCAGGAGTTTCAACCCTCGATCGTCTATCAGCCGATCTTCGACGCCAGGACCCTGGCCATCGGCGGCTGGGAGGCGCTGTCGCGATTCACCAGCGATACCGCGCGCACGCCGGACCTGTGGTTTCAGGACGCGACGGAAGCCGGCCTGGGGCTCGAGCTCGAGTGCCGGGCCATCGAGTTGGCGCTGCTGGGGCTGTCGCGCTTGCCTGATAACATCTATGTGAGTGTCAACTGCTCGCCGCAGTTGATCTTCAGCGGCCGCCTGACGCCGTTGCTGCACGGTTATTCGGCGCGGCGCATCGTGTTGGAAATCACCGAGCATGCGGTCATCTCCGATTACGAACGCCTGCAAACGGCGCTGGTCAACCTGCGTCGTGCGGGTGTGCGCCTGGCCATTGACGATGCCGGCGCCGGTTTCGCCAGCATGCGCCATATCGTCAAGCTGGCCCCCGACATGATCAAGCTCGACATGAGTCTGACCCGCGGCATCGATCAAGATCCAATCTTGCGCGCCATGGCGTCGGCACTGATCGCTTTCGCCCGTGAAACCGACAGCACGGTGATCGCCGAAGGGGTGGAAACTACCGGTGAACTGGATGCCTTGCGAGCCTTGGGCGTGCATCGGATCCAGGGCTTTCTGCTCGGCAGCCCGATGGAGTTGCATGATGCCCAGCGCCTCAGCGATGACGATCAGCCGCGCCAGGCCTGA
- a CDS encoding glycine zipper domain-containing protein, which produces MKVLSALALALSLASTGALANEVVGAVVGGAAGAVVGNQAAGTQGAVVGAVAGGVLGAVVSNLLDEGHGGGHHDHHEERGRGPEMRGPGGPGGEHFHDDRRGPPGDGPR; this is translated from the coding sequence ATGAAAGTCCTCTCTGCCTTGGCCTTGGCGTTGTCCCTGGCAAGCACTGGCGCCCTCGCCAATGAAGTGGTGGGCGCGGTGGTCGGTGGAGCTGCCGGTGCCGTGGTGGGTAATCAGGCCGCCGGCACTCAGGGCGCTGTAGTCGGTGCGGTGGCCGGCGGCGTGCTGGGCGCAGTGGTGTCGAACCTGCTGGATGAGGGTCACGGCGGCGGCCATCACGATCATCATGAAGAGCGCGGCCGCGGCCCCGAGATGCGTGGCCCAGGTGGACCCGGCGGCGAGCACTTTCACGATGATCGTCGCGGCCCGCCCGGTGACGGACCACGCTGA